The Haloarchaeobius amylolyticus genome window below encodes:
- a CDS encoding DUF6276 family protein, producing MQCSECRSESVPFQVSDEVASYAPGGGEAAAICTACLHVQPAETAPASADLTQVSEAFPADEAAAVDMALVVGLLSSLALNRTKIEELLERVEERGVDPMLVLEELEADSHLQPSVAIGRRRRQLEQLLG from the coding sequence ATGCAGTGTTCCGAGTGTCGGTCAGAGAGCGTCCCGTTCCAGGTGTCAGACGAGGTCGCGTCGTACGCTCCCGGTGGCGGCGAGGCGGCGGCCATCTGCACGGCCTGTCTCCACGTCCAGCCGGCCGAGACCGCCCCGGCGAGTGCGGACCTCACACAGGTGAGCGAGGCGTTCCCCGCCGACGAGGCGGCCGCGGTCGACATGGCGCTGGTCGTCGGGTTGCTGTCCTCGCTGGCGTTGAACCGCACGAAGATAGAGGAGCTGCTCGAACGCGTCGAGGAGCGCGGTGTGGACCCGATGCTCGTACTGGAGGAACTGGAGGCGGACTCGCACCTGCAGCCGTCGGTCGCCATCGGGCGGCGACGGCGACAGCTGGAGCAGTTGCTCGGCTAG
- the twy1 gene encoding 4-demethylwyosine synthase TYW1, producing the protein MSDSEEAGDGPMQVSSPNYHSVNHTAAQTCGWTKNALTGDGKCYKYAFYGIESHRCMQMTPVVKCNERCVFCWRDHAGHAYELGDVEWDDPAAVADATLELQRELLAGYGGNDEVPREVFEQAMDPRHVAISLDGEPTLYPYLPELIDEFHARDITTFLVSNGTNPELLSRCDPTQLYVSVDAAERHTFDNVVKAVDDDAWENLVDTMDVLAAKEDTRTVLRTTLVQGENMKDPDWYAAFYERADPDFVELKAYMHVGHSRGRLDRSAMPDHEAVVEFGEAVAEHMPEHDHLKDVPQSRVVLLSKTADTWVPKLQKDSDFWADDPLVEY; encoded by the coding sequence ATGAGCGACTCCGAGGAGGCCGGGGACGGGCCGATGCAGGTGTCCAGCCCGAACTACCACAGCGTGAACCACACCGCCGCCCAGACCTGCGGGTGGACGAAGAACGCACTGACGGGTGACGGGAAGTGCTACAAGTACGCCTTCTACGGTATCGAGTCCCACCGGTGCATGCAGATGACGCCGGTCGTCAAGTGCAACGAGCGCTGTGTCTTCTGCTGGCGCGACCACGCCGGGCACGCCTACGAACTCGGGGACGTGGAGTGGGACGACCCGGCGGCGGTCGCGGACGCGACGCTCGAACTCCAGCGCGAACTGCTCGCGGGCTACGGCGGGAACGACGAGGTCCCTCGCGAGGTGTTCGAGCAGGCGATGGACCCCCGCCACGTCGCCATCTCGCTGGACGGCGAGCCGACGCTGTACCCCTACCTGCCCGAACTCATCGACGAGTTCCACGCGCGGGACATCACGACGTTCCTCGTCTCGAACGGGACGAACCCCGAGCTGCTCTCGCGGTGTGACCCCACGCAGCTCTACGTCTCGGTCGACGCCGCCGAGCGCCACACCTTCGACAACGTCGTGAAGGCGGTCGACGACGACGCGTGGGAGAACCTGGTCGACACGATGGACGTGCTCGCGGCGAAAGAGGACACCAGAACCGTCCTCCGGACGACCCTCGTGCAGGGCGAGAACATGAAGGACCCCGACTGGTACGCCGCGTTCTACGAGCGTGCCGACCCCGACTTCGTCGAGCTGAAGGCGTACATGCACGTCGGGCACTCGCGGGGTCGCCTCGACCGGTCGGCCATGCCCGACCACGAGGCCGTCGTCGAGTTCGGCGAGGCGGTCGCCGAGCACATGCCCGAGCACGACCACCTCAAGGACGTGCCCCAGTCCCGCGTCGTCCTCCTCTCGAAGACGGCCGACACGTGGGTCCCGAAACTGCAGAAGGACAGCGACTTCTGGGCGGACGACCCGCTCGTCGAGTACTGA
- the minD gene encoding cell division ATPase MinD produces the protein MNTEESVYAIASGKGGVGKTTTTVNLGTALAGAGNRVAIVDVDLGMSNLAGFVSLSPDSVTLHQVLAGEADVMDATYQLADGIWAVPGGNELDSYAAVKTENLRDVVDTLREEFDFVLLDVGAGVSHETVLPLGLADQVVIVSTPEPASVQDAKKTCELADRAGGSIAGLVLTRTRPGSDIDHEEIAAGLDLPLLATVPEDDAVRTSVFAGTPLVVHAPKTAASRAYRYLAARLVGEASPEERPRFEPRRKRQRPDTDGGNQGQNPEDDAQAASEDDVSAAISEVDDDDDDTASDGGADRIEIPDAEADGGTDTSE, from the coding sequence ATGAACACAGAGGAGTCGGTGTACGCTATCGCGAGCGGCAAAGGGGGTGTCGGGAAGACCACGACGACGGTGAACCTGGGGACGGCGCTGGCGGGCGCGGGCAACCGCGTCGCTATCGTCGACGTCGACCTCGGGATGTCGAACCTCGCCGGGTTCGTCAGTCTCTCGCCCGACTCGGTCACCCTCCACCAGGTGCTCGCGGGCGAGGCCGACGTGATGGACGCGACCTACCAGCTGGCGGACGGTATCTGGGCGGTCCCGGGCGGGAACGAACTCGACAGCTACGCCGCGGTCAAGACCGAGAACCTCCGTGACGTCGTCGACACGCTCCGCGAGGAGTTCGACTTCGTGCTGCTCGACGTCGGCGCCGGCGTGAGCCACGAGACGGTCCTCCCCCTCGGCCTCGCGGACCAGGTCGTCATCGTCTCCACGCCCGAGCCCGCCTCCGTGCAGGACGCGAAGAAGACGTGCGAACTCGCCGACCGCGCCGGCGGCTCCATCGCCGGGCTCGTCCTGACCCGGACCCGCCCGGGCAGCGACATCGACCACGAGGAGATCGCCGCCGGTCTCGACCTCCCGCTGCTCGCGACCGTACCGGAGGACGACGCCGTCAGGACGAGCGTCTTCGCGGGGACGCCACTGGTCGTCCACGCCCCGAAGACCGCCGCGTCCCGGGCGTACCGTTACCTCGCCGCCCGGCTCGTCGGCGAGGCCTCGCCCGAGGAACGGCCGCGGTTCGAACCGCGCCGGAAGCGCCAGCGTCCCGACACCGACGGCGGGAACCAGGGCCAGAATCCCGAGGACGACGCCCAGGCGGCCAGCGAGGACGACGTCTCGGCGGCCATCTCCGAGGTCGACGACGACGACGACGACACCGCGTCCGACGGCGGTGCCGACAGAATCGAGATTCCCGACGCCGAGGCCGACGGCGGGACCGACACCTCCGAGTAG
- the prf1 gene encoding peptide chain release factor aRF-1, whose translation MSEQEGEAQSDRKKYEFQKVIEELQQYEGSGTQLVSIYVPEDKQISDVVAHVTQEHSEAANIKSKQTRTNVQDALTSIKDRLRYYKNPPENGMVLFSGAIDAGGGQTDMVTKVLEGPPQPVESFRYHCDSAFLTEPLEHMLADKGLYGLIVLDRREANVGWLRGKRVEPVKSASSLVPGKQRKGGQSAQRFARLRLEAIDNFYQEVAEMANDLFVPERHDMDGVLVGGPSPTKDEFMDGEYLHHEVQDLVLGKFDVAYTDESGLYDLVDAGQEVLADAEIMEDKELMETFFKQLHNGNKATYGFEPTRQNLVMGSVETLLISEDLRDDVVVYDCGGTEEYEIIDARKNTPTHTCEDGSEAEVEKREDVIEFLMNIADQRGTDTKFISTDFEKGEQLLNAFGGIAGILRYSTGV comes from the coding sequence ATGAGCGAGCAGGAGGGCGAGGCGCAGTCCGACCGAAAGAAGTACGAGTTCCAGAAGGTCATCGAGGAACTCCAGCAGTACGAAGGGTCGGGTACCCAGCTGGTCAGTATCTACGTCCCCGAGGACAAGCAGATCAGCGACGTTGTCGCCCACGTCACCCAGGAGCACAGCGAGGCAGCCAACATCAAGTCCAAGCAGACGCGGACCAACGTCCAGGACGCCCTGACGAGCATCAAGGACCGCCTCCGGTACTACAAGAACCCGCCGGAGAACGGGATGGTGCTGTTCTCGGGCGCCATCGACGCCGGCGGCGGCCAGACCGACATGGTCACCAAGGTACTCGAGGGACCGCCCCAGCCGGTCGAGTCGTTCCGCTACCACTGTGACTCCGCGTTCCTCACGGAACCGCTGGAGCACATGCTCGCGGACAAGGGCCTCTACGGCCTCATCGTCCTCGACCGTCGCGAGGCGAACGTCGGCTGGCTCCGCGGCAAGCGCGTCGAACCCGTCAAGTCCGCGAGTTCGCTCGTCCCCGGGAAACAGCGCAAGGGTGGCCAGTCCGCCCAGCGTTTCGCCCGGCTCCGCCTCGAGGCCATCGACAACTTCTACCAGGAGGTCGCGGAGATGGCCAACGACCTGTTCGTCCCCGAACGCCACGACATGGACGGCGTCCTCGTCGGCGGCCCCTCCCCGACCAAGGACGAGTTCATGGACGGCGAGTACCTCCACCACGAGGTCCAGGACCTCGTGCTTGGCAAGTTCGACGTCGCCTACACCGACGAGTCCGGCCTCTACGACCTCGTCGACGCCGGCCAGGAGGTGCTGGCCGACGCCGAGATCATGGAGGACAAGGAGCTGATGGAGACGTTCTTCAAGCAGCTCCACAACGGGAACAAGGCGACCTACGGGTTCGAGCCGACCCGCCAGAACCTCGTGATGGGGTCGGTCGAGACCCTGCTCATCTCCGAGGACCTCCGCGACGACGTGGTCGTCTACGACTGCGGCGGCACCGAGGAGTACGAGATCATCGACGCCCGCAAGAACACGCCGACGCACACCTGCGAGGACGGCTCCGAGGCCGAGGTCGAGAAGCGCGAGGACGTCATCGAGTTCCTCATGAACATCGCCGACCAGCGCGGCACCGACACGAAGTTCATCTCCACCGACTTCGAGAAGGGCGAACAGCTCCTCAACGCCTTCGGTGGCATCGCCGGTATCCTGCGCTACTCCACCGGCGTCTAG
- the argS gene encoding arginine--tRNA ligase, which translates to MFLQLRTEVEDALTGALAALDLPTDDLGIEEPPEDVPAVLASSVAFRLASEVGAPPPKVAADVAAEIDPDDYEYIGAVDTQGPYVNVLPSDAYFQGTLQESQAEDYGNLPAKDESVVVEHTSANPTGPVHVGRARNPIVGDAVANTLEYAGYDVERHYYVNDAGRQMAVFTWAYETFDEDDLDSEPERDRIEYDLVRYYRKGNAFLEEGPADEVEEAEAEIQAIMQGLEEGDEETFERVSTVVDQVLSGMQECLARLPAEFDRFVKETQFMFDGSTDDLVDRLKELDEAVYEEDAWQLDLSDHGIDKKMVFLRSDDTSLYTTRDLAHHEWKFENYDRAVTVLGEDHKLQADQLRTTLDLLGNDVEQLDNVIFSWVNLPGGLGMSTRAGTGVDLDDLLDEAIARARDEVETRMEDRIRDDDLSDEDVERIAHQVGIGAVRYDIVSKQPTKAITFEWDQALDFEAQSAPYVQYVHARCCGILDDAEEIPDAVDASVLTAKEAEDLLRVIARFPAVVEAAAEDLEPHTVATYTREFAETFNAFYRECPVLSEEDEDLRQARIALVGAARHTIANALAILGVAAPHSM; encoded by the coding sequence ATGTTCCTGCAGCTACGGACGGAGGTCGAGGACGCCCTCACCGGGGCGCTCGCCGCGCTCGACCTCCCCACAGACGACCTCGGCATCGAGGAGCCACCGGAAGACGTGCCGGCCGTCCTGGCCTCCAGCGTCGCCTTCCGACTGGCCAGCGAGGTCGGCGCACCGCCGCCGAAGGTCGCCGCCGACGTCGCCGCCGAGATCGACCCCGACGACTACGAGTACATCGGCGCCGTCGACACCCAGGGCCCCTACGTCAACGTCCTGCCGAGCGACGCCTACTTCCAGGGGACCCTCCAGGAGAGCCAGGCCGAGGACTACGGGAACCTCCCCGCGAAGGACGAGTCCGTGGTCGTCGAGCACACGTCCGCGAACCCGACCGGGCCGGTCCACGTCGGGCGCGCCCGCAACCCCATCGTCGGCGACGCCGTCGCCAACACGCTGGAGTACGCCGGCTACGACGTCGAACGCCACTACTACGTCAACGACGCCGGCCGCCAGATGGCCGTGTTCACGTGGGCCTACGAGACCTTCGACGAGGACGACCTCGATTCGGAACCCGAGCGCGACCGCATCGAGTACGACCTCGTCCGCTACTACCGCAAGGGCAACGCGTTCCTCGAGGAGGGCCCCGCCGACGAGGTCGAGGAAGCCGAGGCCGAGATCCAGGCCATCATGCAGGGCCTGGAGGAGGGCGACGAGGAGACCTTCGAGCGCGTCTCGACCGTCGTCGACCAGGTGCTCTCGGGCATGCAGGAGTGTCTCGCGCGCCTGCCCGCCGAGTTCGACCGGTTCGTCAAGGAGACGCAGTTCATGTTCGACGGCTCAACCGACGACCTCGTCGACCGCCTCAAGGAACTCGACGAGGCCGTCTACGAGGAGGACGCCTGGCAGCTCGACCTGAGCGACCACGGCATCGACAAGAAGATGGTGTTCCTGCGCTCGGACGACACCAGCCTCTACACGACCCGCGACCTCGCCCACCACGAGTGGAAGTTCGAGAACTACGACCGCGCCGTCACCGTCCTCGGCGAGGACCACAAGTTGCAGGCCGACCAGCTCCGGACGACGCTCGACCTGCTCGGCAACGACGTCGAGCAGCTCGACAACGTCATCTTCTCGTGGGTGAACCTCCCCGGTGGCCTCGGGATGTCCACCCGCGCCGGCACCGGCGTCGACCTCGACGACCTGCTCGACGAGGCCATCGCCCGCGCCCGCGACGAAGTCGAGACGCGCATGGAGGACCGCATCCGTGACGACGACCTCTCCGACGAGGACGTCGAGCGCATCGCCCACCAGGTCGGCATCGGGGCGGTCCGCTACGACATCGTCTCCAAGCAGCCGACGAAGGCCATCACCTTCGAGTGGGACCAGGCGCTCGACTTCGAGGCCCAGTCCGCGCCGTACGTCCAGTACGTCCACGCGCGCTGCTGTGGCATCCTCGACGACGCCGAGGAGATCCCCGACGCGGTGGACGCGAGCGTCCTCACCGCGAAGGAGGCAGAGGACCTGCTCCGCGTCATCGCGCGCTTCCCCGCGGTCGTCGAGGCCGCCGCCGAGGACCTCGAACCGCACACGGTCGCGACGTACACCCGCGAGTTCGCGGAGACGTTCAACGCGTTCTACCGCGAGTGCCCGGTCCTCTCCGAGGAGGACGAGGACCTGCGCCAGGCACGCATCGCGCTCGTGGGCGCTGCTCGCCACACCATCGCGAACGCGCTGGCCATCCTCGGCGTCGCCGCGCCCCACTCGATGTAG